A genomic window from Micromonospora sp. WMMA1947 includes:
- a CDS encoding transglycosylase family protein, translating to MATEYSTRGRRTALAAMTAGVAVGAATLFGPAAPASAGVNWDAVARCESGGNWKINTGNGYYGGLQFSRATWNGYGGQKYAARADLASRSEQIAVAEKVLRGQGIGAWPVCGKKGGSASAATRSERATPKAAPKKAAAKKAAPKRATTRKAAPERAARPERAATTVAPQPAPGAETYVVRRGDTLSEIAVAQRVNGGWRALHERNRAVVGDDPGLIFPGQRLRLR from the coding sequence ATGGCAACTGAATACTCGACCCGGGGTCGTCGTACCGCTCTCGCAGCGATGACGGCCGGCGTCGCCGTCGGCGCCGCGACCCTGTTCGGCCCGGCCGCTCCGGCCAGCGCGGGCGTCAACTGGGACGCGGTTGCGCGCTGCGAATCCGGCGGCAACTGGAAGATCAACACCGGTAACGGCTACTACGGCGGGCTCCAGTTCTCCCGCGCCACCTGGAACGGCTACGGCGGCCAGAAGTACGCCGCCCGCGCCGACCTGGCCAGCCGCTCCGAGCAGATCGCCGTCGCCGAGAAGGTGCTGCGCGGTCAGGGCATCGGCGCGTGGCCGGTCTGCGGCAAGAAGGGCGGCTCGGCGAGCGCGGCGACCCGGTCCGAGCGGGCCACCCCGAAGGCGGCGCCGAAGAAGGCGGCCGCGAAGAAGGCGGCCCCGAAACGGGCGACCACGCGCAAGGCCGCACCGGAACGCGCCGCGAGGCCGGAACGCGCCGCGACGACGGTGGCGCCGCAACCTGCGCCAGGCGCCGAGACGTACGTGGTGCGGCGCGGGGACACGCTGTCGGAGATCGCCGTGGCGCAGCGCGTCAACGGCGGCTGGCGTGCCCTGCACGAGCGCAACCGGGCCGTGGTCGGCGACGACCCCGGCCTGATCTTCCCCGGTCAGCGGCTGCGCCTGCGCTGA
- a CDS encoding nucleotidyltransferase domain-containing protein, which yields MRDDIRDYLAEVLRRSRDVLGDDLVGAYAAGSVGLGAYQPGRSDVDVALVAAGPMPEPDKRLLVDRLRHGSLPCPARGLELVVYRRDVAASGTAEPGFEVELNTGATMPFRATYDPADRPAADGRFWYALDRSILRQSGLALLGPPAADVFADPSPQALRTLLADALRWWLALPTPPGDAPAPGAEDAVLGACRTLVRWRDGVWLGKVDAGLRVAADDPDAALIRTSIEARWGGTPPSGPAARAFQRRVLERITAR from the coding sequence ATGCGCGACGACATCCGCGACTACCTGGCCGAAGTGCTCCGCCGCTCCCGGGACGTGCTCGGTGACGACCTGGTCGGCGCGTACGCCGCCGGGTCGGTCGGGCTGGGCGCGTACCAGCCGGGCCGCAGCGACGTGGACGTGGCGCTGGTGGCCGCCGGGCCGATGCCGGAGCCGGACAAGCGCCTGCTCGTGGACCGGCTGCGGCACGGGTCGCTGCCCTGCCCGGCACGCGGCCTGGAACTCGTCGTCTACCGACGAGACGTCGCGGCTTCCGGCACCGCGGAGCCGGGCTTCGAGGTCGAGCTGAACACGGGCGCGACCATGCCGTTCCGCGCCACCTACGACCCGGCGGACCGGCCCGCCGCCGACGGGCGGTTCTGGTACGCGCTGGACCGCAGCATCCTGCGCCAGTCCGGCCTGGCGCTGCTCGGCCCGCCCGCCGCCGACGTGTTCGCCGACCCGTCCCCGCAGGCGCTGCGGACGCTGCTGGCCGACGCGCTGCGCTGGTGGCTGGCGCTGCCCACGCCACCCGGCGACGCACCGGCCCCCGGCGCGGAGGACGCGGTGCTCGGGGCCTGCCGGACGCTGGTGCGCTGGCGCGACGGCGTGTGGCTGGGCAAGGTCGACGCGGGTCTGCGGGTCGCCGCCGACGACCCGGACGCCGCGCTGATCCGGACCTCGATCGAGGCCCGCTGGGGCGGTACGCCGCCGTCCGGCCCGGCTGCCCGCGCGTTCCAGCGGCGGGTGCTGGAGCGGATCACCGCGCGGTGA
- a CDS encoding YbaB/EbfC family nucleoid-associated protein, producing MTNDPFSAAASIDELLTRTQQALTAMRSRASAHADGEPGDLLRAEGTAAGGRVRAVAVQGGRLDSVTVDPELAGEPLDVLCGHLVAAANAALSELDAQVSASARADADALAARLGSMGDQAELFGRAMHEAAARIHRDRGTASRAGRPA from the coding sequence ATGACCAACGACCCGTTCTCGGCTGCCGCGAGCATCGACGAGCTGCTGACCCGCACGCAGCAGGCTCTCACGGCGATGCGCTCCCGGGCCTCGGCGCACGCCGACGGCGAGCCGGGCGACCTGCTGCGCGCCGAGGGCACGGCAGCCGGCGGCCGGGTCCGCGCGGTCGCCGTCCAGGGTGGCAGGCTGGATTCGGTGACGGTCGACCCGGAGCTGGCCGGCGAGCCCCTGGACGTCCTCTGCGGACATCTCGTCGCCGCCGCCAACGCCGCCCTGTCCGAGCTGGACGCCCAGGTCAGCGCGTCGGCGCGGGCCGACGCCGACGCGCTCGCCGCCCGGCTCGGCAGCATGGGTGACCAGGCGGAGCTGTTCGGCCGCGCGATGCACGAGGCCGCCGCCCGGATCCACCGCGACCGCGGCACCGCGTCCCGGGCCGGGCGCCCGGCCTGA
- a CDS encoding M4 family metallopeptidase, producing MKLTPRFAALTGAAAAGILAAGTAAAVQAAPPGPAAPDPAQARAVAADSARALVANRPAYLQAGADDAFVQKPVISSEGTQYVPYERTYKGLPVVGGDFVLATDAAGNLKYASVAQQRPIGALATTPALTRNAAATTARAQLKTVSAVEGTTLVVYTLGAAPALAWETTVRGTGADGPSRLTVDVDARTGAILRTQEHVVRGTGTGAWNGPSPLTLNTTQSGSTYTMKDPTVTNLSCQDSANNTTFSGSDDVWGNGTATNKETGCVDALFSAQTEHKMLAQWLGRNGANGNGGYWPIRVGLNDQNAYYDGSQVQIGKNTAGQWIGSLDVVAHEIGHGIDDTTPGGISGGGTQEFVADTFGAATEWFANEPSSYDAPDFLVGEKINLVGSGPIRNMYNPSALGDPNCYSSSIPSTEVHAAAGPGNHWFYLLANGSSPTNGQPSSSTCNSSSVTGLGIQKAMKIMYNAMLLKTSSSSYLKYRVWTLQAAKNLYPSSCTEFNTVKAAWAAVSVPAQSGEPTCAGGTPTPTPSTTTTPPSGGCSGNKLANPGFESGNVSWSASSGVITTDSGQAAHGGSYKAWLDGYGSSHTDTLSQSVTIPAGCRATLSFWLHIDSAESTTSTAYDKLTVKAGSTTLATYSNLNKATGYVQRSFDVSSLAGTTATISFSGVEDSSLQTSFVVDDTAVTLS from the coding sequence GTGAAACTCACACCTCGCTTCGCCGCGCTCACCGGCGCGGCCGCGGCCGGCATCCTCGCCGCCGGCACCGCCGCAGCCGTGCAGGCCGCGCCACCCGGACCCGCCGCCCCGGACCCGGCCCAGGCCCGCGCGGTCGCCGCCGACTCGGCCCGCGCGCTGGTCGCGAACCGCCCCGCCTACCTGCAGGCCGGCGCCGACGACGCGTTCGTCCAGAAGCCGGTCATCTCCTCCGAGGGCACCCAGTACGTGCCCTACGAGCGCACCTACAAGGGCCTGCCGGTGGTCGGCGGGGACTTCGTGCTCGCCACGGACGCGGCCGGCAACCTGAAGTACGCCTCGGTCGCCCAGCAGCGGCCCATCGGCGCCCTCGCCACCACGCCCGCGCTGACCCGGAACGCCGCCGCGACGACGGCGCGCGCCCAGCTCAAGACGGTCAGCGCCGTCGAGGGCACCACGCTCGTGGTCTACACGCTCGGCGCCGCACCGGCGCTGGCCTGGGAGACCACTGTTCGCGGCACCGGCGCGGACGGCCCCAGCCGGCTCACCGTCGACGTCGACGCCCGCACCGGCGCGATCCTGCGCACGCAGGAACACGTCGTCCGCGGCACCGGCACCGGCGCCTGGAACGGGCCCAGCCCGCTCACGCTCAACACCACCCAGTCGGGCTCCACGTACACCATGAAGGACCCGACCGTCACCAACCTGAGCTGCCAGGACTCGGCGAACAACACCACGTTCAGCGGCTCCGACGACGTGTGGGGCAACGGCACCGCCACCAACAAGGAAACCGGCTGCGTGGACGCGTTGTTCTCGGCGCAGACCGAGCACAAGATGCTCGCCCAGTGGCTGGGCCGCAACGGCGCCAACGGCAACGGCGGCTACTGGCCGATCCGGGTCGGTCTCAACGACCAGAACGCCTACTACGACGGCAGCCAGGTGCAGATCGGCAAGAACACCGCCGGCCAGTGGATCGGCTCGCTGGACGTGGTGGCGCACGAGATCGGTCACGGCATCGACGACACCACCCCCGGCGGCATTTCCGGCGGCGGTACGCAGGAGTTCGTGGCGGACACGTTCGGCGCGGCCACCGAGTGGTTCGCCAACGAGCCGTCCAGCTACGACGCACCGGACTTCCTGGTCGGCGAGAAGATCAACCTGGTCGGCTCCGGCCCGATCCGCAACATGTACAACCCGTCGGCGCTCGGCGACCCGAACTGCTACTCCAGCAGCATCCCGTCGACCGAGGTGCACGCCGCGGCCGGCCCGGGCAACCACTGGTTCTACCTGCTGGCCAACGGCAGCAGCCCGACCAACGGGCAGCCGTCCAGCTCGACCTGCAACAGCAGCAGCGTGACCGGCCTGGGCATCCAGAAGGCCATGAAGATCATGTACAACGCGATGCTGCTGAAGACGTCCTCCTCGTCCTACCTGAAGTACCGCGTGTGGACGCTGCAGGCGGCGAAGAACCTCTACCCGAGCAGCTGCACCGAGTTCAACACGGTCAAGGCGGCCTGGGCCGCGGTGAGCGTGCCGGCCCAGTCCGGTGAGCCGACCTGCGCCGGCGGCACCCCGACGCCCACGCCGAGCACCACGACCACCCCGCCGTCGGGCGGCTGCTCCGGCAACAAGCTCGCCAACCCCGGCTTCGAGTCGGGCAACGTGAGCTGGAGCGCCTCGTCCGGCGTCATCACCACCGACAGCGGCCAGGCCGCGCACGGCGGCTCGTACAAGGCGTGGCTGGACGGGTACGGCTCGTCGCACACCGACACGTTGAGCCAGTCGGTGACGATCCCGGCCGGATGCCGGGCGACGTTGAGCTTCTGGCTGCACATCGACAGCGCGGAGTCGACCACCAGCACCGCGTACGACAAGCTCACCGTCAAGGCCGGCAGCACCACGCTGGCGACCTACTCCAACCTGAACAAGGCCACCGGCTACGTGCAGCGGTCCTTCGACGTCTCGTCGCTCGCGGGCACCACGGCGACCATCTCGTTCAGCGGCGTGGAGGACAGCTCGTTGCAGACGTCCTTCGTCGTCGACGACACCGCGGTCACCCTGAGCTGA
- a CDS encoding transglycosylase domain-containing protein: MRNSGSTAGPGGAPPARPRRKRRRLLVVLAVCTLLAGCGLVAGGYYFDSVPTPSDLKLPESTTVYYADGRTPMAKLGAQNRTIVPYDQMNDSAKQAIVAAEDRTFWTNRGIDFKGVLRAAWANVSGGQRQGASTLTQQYARIAADLRGVTYSRKLREAVIAWKLDDAYSKEEILGFYLNTVPFGRGAYGIEAAAQTYFGKTVRRDAPPERQLTQAEAMVLCAMVKQPEADPADPEGTPGYDPRRNALARQNSIDRWNYIRDGMVKLGYLTPQQAADLAYPDTVRPIDKDAGRSDLDRPTGLVVNHVLAELRETDPFRGKPDEVIRDGGYRIVTTIDKRVQDAAEAAADIRRDTAPQAVRGQPRNWQAALVAVEPGTGRVLGYYGGDKGSGADYAGWYYDENGETRGFGQHPPGSSFKVYDLAAAVRDGISVKQRFDSPDTKEFPASGRTRGSAAGPIRNAERAPCQPDCALWEATVASLNVTYFELTEKLGTDKVIEMARQAGVESMWETVRGNPRPQRVDLRSDPADEVAKRFSTEVGIGQYGITVQDHANGMATFAAGGKRADAHFVRSVSKDDEEVWTEQLRTTDLGLDREAIDQLDWTLRRVRAAELGNGWDSAGKTGTWQAGQSTTQNVHTWMVGWTGALASAVWLGTTDGKPLRTKGGSYEVYGSTGAAPIWRQFMTRATAAMKLDPGKHRFGEPKFPGETPEPTRSAPPPTTAAPTPSESPSPSPTRSSPSPEPTGRPSSRPTLTPSLPPLPTVSPTRTRGPR; this comes from the coding sequence GTGCGGAACAGCGGATCCACAGCGGGGCCGGGCGGCGCGCCGCCGGCGCGCCCCAGGCGCAAGCGGCGGCGTCTGCTGGTCGTCCTCGCGGTCTGCACGCTGCTGGCCGGCTGCGGGCTGGTGGCCGGCGGCTACTACTTCGACAGCGTGCCGACGCCCAGCGACCTGAAGCTGCCCGAGTCCACCACCGTCTACTACGCCGACGGGCGCACGCCGATGGCGAAGCTGGGCGCGCAGAACCGCACCATCGTGCCGTACGACCAGATGAACGACTCGGCGAAGCAGGCGATCGTGGCCGCCGAGGACCGTACGTTCTGGACCAACCGCGGCATCGACTTCAAGGGCGTACTGCGCGCCGCCTGGGCGAACGTGAGCGGCGGCCAGCGGCAGGGCGCGTCCACCCTCACCCAGCAGTACGCGCGCATCGCCGCGGATCTGCGCGGGGTCACCTACTCCCGCAAGCTGCGCGAGGCGGTGATCGCGTGGAAGCTCGACGACGCGTACTCGAAGGAGGAGATCCTCGGTTTCTACCTGAACACCGTGCCGTTCGGGCGGGGCGCGTACGGCATCGAGGCAGCCGCGCAGACGTACTTCGGCAAGACGGTGCGCCGGGACGCGCCGCCCGAGCGGCAGCTCACCCAGGCCGAGGCGATGGTGCTCTGCGCCATGGTCAAGCAGCCGGAGGCGGACCCGGCCGACCCCGAGGGCACGCCCGGCTACGACCCGCGCCGCAACGCGCTGGCCCGGCAGAACTCGATCGACAGGTGGAACTACATCCGCGACGGCATGGTCAAGCTCGGCTACCTGACGCCGCAGCAGGCAGCCGACCTCGCGTACCCGGACACGGTCCGGCCGATCGACAAGGACGCGGGACGCTCCGACCTGGACCGGCCGACCGGCCTGGTCGTCAACCACGTGCTCGCCGAGCTGCGCGAGACCGACCCGTTCCGCGGCAAGCCCGACGAGGTGATCCGCGACGGCGGCTACCGGATCGTCACCACCATCGACAAGCGGGTCCAGGACGCGGCCGAGGCGGCGGCGGACATCCGCCGCGACACCGCGCCGCAGGCGGTACGCGGCCAGCCGCGCAACTGGCAGGCGGCGCTGGTCGCGGTGGAGCCGGGCACCGGCCGGGTGCTCGGCTACTACGGCGGCGACAAGGGCTCCGGCGCGGACTACGCGGGCTGGTACTACGACGAGAACGGTGAGACCCGCGGCTTCGGCCAGCATCCGCCGGGGTCGTCGTTCAAGGTGTACGACCTGGCCGCCGCCGTCCGCGACGGGATCTCGGTGAAGCAGCGGTTCGACTCGCCGGACACCAAGGAGTTCCCCGCCTCGGGGCGGACCAGGGGCAGCGCGGCCGGGCCGATCCGCAACGCCGAGCGCGCGCCCTGCCAGCCGGACTGCGCGCTCTGGGAGGCCACCGTCGCCTCGCTGAACGTGACCTACTTCGAGCTGACCGAGAAGCTCGGCACCGACAAGGTGATCGAGATGGCCCGGCAGGCGGGCGTGGAGTCGATGTGGGAGACGGTCCGGGGCAATCCCCGGCCGCAGCGCGTCGACCTGCGCAGCGACCCGGCCGACGAGGTGGCGAAGCGGTTCTCCACCGAGGTCGGGATCGGGCAGTACGGCATCACCGTGCAGGACCACGCGAACGGCATGGCCACGTTCGCGGCCGGCGGCAAGCGCGCCGACGCGCACTTCGTCCGGTCGGTGAGCAAGGACGACGAGGAGGTGTGGACCGAGCAACTGCGCACCACCGACCTGGGGCTGGACCGGGAGGCGATCGACCAGCTGGACTGGACGCTGCGCCGGGTCCGGGCCGCCGAGCTGGGCAACGGCTGGGACTCCGCGGGCAAGACCGGCACCTGGCAGGCCGGGCAGAGCACCACCCAGAACGTGCACACCTGGATGGTCGGCTGGACCGGCGCGCTCGCCTCGGCCGTCTGGCTGGGCACCACCGACGGCAAGCCGCTGCGGACGAAGGGGGGCAGCTACGAGGTGTACGGCTCGACCGGCGCCGCGCCGATCTGGCGGCAGTTCATGACCCGGGCCACCGCGGCGATGAAGCTCGACCCGGGCAAGCACCGGTTCGGTGAGCCGAAGTTCCCCGGCGAGACCCCGGAGCCGACCCGGTCGGCGCCGCCGCCGACCACCGCCGCGCCCACGCCGTCGGAGTCGCCGAGCCCGAGCCCGACCCGGTCGAGCCCGAGCCCGGAGCCGACCGGGCGGCCGAGCTCACGGCCGACGCTGACACCGTCGCTGCCACCGCTGCCCACCGTGTCGCCGACGCGGACCCGCGGCCCGCGCTGA
- a CDS encoding diacylglycerol kinase family protein — MDTRTAERPDTAPAPAAPPAGVVAVVAHRKKTFGGGLDELRSRLVGAGVGRLLWYEVPKSRKAPKRVRAALDSGAELVLVWGGDGMVQRCADALAGSGVPMGILPAGTANLFAVNLGIPVDLPEAVRIALHGRRRELDLGRINGEHFAVMAGAGFDGDLIRDADRQLKGRFGRIAYVWTGLRHVRGECVRTRIRVDGADWFDDEASCVLFGNVGTITGGIPAFDDARPDDGALEVGVSTASGAVDWARTLGRMAAGRSEESPFVRITRGRKIRVRFDAPKTYELDGGARGKAKRLKVKVVPGALTVCCPDPAD, encoded by the coding sequence ATGGACACGCGCACGGCCGAACGCCCGGACACCGCCCCCGCCCCCGCCGCGCCTCCGGCCGGTGTGGTCGCCGTCGTCGCCCACCGCAAGAAGACGTTCGGCGGTGGGCTCGACGAACTGCGCTCCCGCCTCGTCGGCGCCGGGGTCGGCCGGCTGCTCTGGTACGAGGTGCCCAAGAGCCGCAAGGCCCCCAAGCGGGTCCGTGCGGCGCTGGACTCCGGCGCCGAGCTGGTGCTGGTGTGGGGCGGCGACGGCATGGTGCAGCGGTGCGCCGACGCCCTGGCCGGCAGCGGTGTGCCGATGGGGATCCTGCCCGCCGGGACCGCCAACCTGTTCGCGGTGAACCTGGGCATCCCGGTCGACCTGCCCGAGGCGGTACGCATCGCGTTGCACGGCCGCCGGCGCGAGCTGGACCTGGGCCGGATCAACGGCGAGCACTTCGCGGTGATGGCGGGCGCCGGGTTCGACGGCGACCTGATCCGTGACGCCGACCGGCAGCTCAAGGGCCGGTTCGGCCGGATCGCGTACGTCTGGACCGGGCTGCGGCACGTACGCGGCGAGTGCGTACGGACCCGGATCCGGGTCGACGGCGCCGACTGGTTCGACGACGAGGCGAGCTGCGTGCTGTTCGGCAACGTCGGCACCATCACCGGCGGCATCCCGGCCTTCGACGACGCCCGCCCCGACGACGGGGCCCTCGAAGTCGGCGTGTCCACCGCCAGCGGCGCCGTGGACTGGGCGCGCACGCTGGGCCGGATGGCCGCCGGGCGCTCCGAGGAGTCGCCGTTCGTGCGGATCACCCGGGGCCGCAAGATCAGGGTTCGGTTCGACGCGCCGAAGACGTACGAGCTGGACGGCGGCGCCCGGGGCAAGGCGAAACGGCTCAAGGTCAAGGTCGTCCCGGGCGCGCTGACCGTGTGCTGTCCGGACCCGGCGGACTGA
- a CDS encoding LLM class flavin-dependent oxidoreductase — MTDHGHELTFGGFITPAAGQPDQVVALARLCEQVGLDLVTFQDHPYQPGFLDTWTLMSYVGAATERVRLAGNVLNLPLRQPVVLARSVASLDLLTGGRVELGLGAGAFWDAIEAAGGRRLSPGAAVEALDEAIRVIREVWDTGSRGMIRVDGEHYRVVGAKRGPAPAHPVGIWVGAYKPRMLRLVGRAADGWLPSLSYLPKGPDELPALNALVDEGAAAAGRDPAAIRRMLNVTGTFARSSAGFLAGPPEQWVEELAGLTLEHGITTFILGSDEPRAIQIFGQEVAPAVRELVAAERAAPTGGTRAASDEQTAAGLPSTLGVTPTPDPGVRLSARRPWDESTRPSAPQPPAGHAYPARGQAAGQHLVDVHDHLRQELAQVRDLLEQVKRGSVSPGRARAALNEMTMRQNNWTLGAYCAAYCTMVTQHHGLEDASIFPHLRRSEAGLAAVLDRLEEEHVVIHGVVESVDRALVELVRRPGDFTQLQEAVDLLTDTLLSHLSYEEHQIVEPLARHGFFPGQL; from the coding sequence ATGACCGATCACGGACACGAGCTGACCTTCGGCGGCTTCATCACCCCCGCCGCCGGGCAGCCCGACCAGGTGGTGGCGCTCGCCCGCCTCTGCGAGCAGGTCGGGCTGGACCTGGTCACGTTCCAGGACCACCCGTACCAGCCCGGCTTCCTGGACACCTGGACGCTGATGTCCTACGTGGGCGCCGCCACCGAACGCGTCCGTCTGGCCGGAAACGTCCTCAACCTGCCGTTGCGCCAGCCGGTGGTGCTGGCCCGCAGCGTCGCCAGCCTGGACCTGCTCACCGGCGGCCGGGTCGAGCTCGGGCTCGGCGCGGGCGCGTTCTGGGACGCGATCGAGGCGGCGGGCGGGCGGCGCCTGTCCCCCGGTGCGGCCGTCGAGGCCCTCGACGAGGCGATCCGGGTGATCCGCGAGGTCTGGGACACCGGCAGTCGCGGCATGATCCGGGTCGACGGCGAGCACTACCGAGTGGTCGGCGCCAAGCGTGGCCCGGCGCCCGCGCACCCGGTGGGCATCTGGGTCGGCGCGTACAAGCCGCGCATGCTGCGCCTGGTCGGCCGCGCCGCGGACGGCTGGCTGCCGTCGCTGTCGTACCTGCCGAAGGGCCCCGACGAGCTGCCCGCCCTCAACGCGCTGGTCGACGAGGGCGCGGCGGCCGCCGGACGCGACCCGGCTGCGATCCGCCGCATGCTCAACGTGACCGGCACGTTCGCCCGCTCGTCGGCCGGTTTCCTGGCCGGGCCACCGGAGCAGTGGGTGGAGGAGCTGGCCGGGCTCACGCTGGAGCACGGCATCACCACGTTCATCCTCGGCAGCGACGAGCCGCGCGCGATCCAGATCTTCGGCCAGGAGGTGGCGCCCGCGGTCCGGGAGCTGGTCGCGGCCGAGCGCGCCGCGCCCACCGGCGGCACCCGCGCGGCGTCCGACGAGCAGACCGCCGCCGGCCTCCCGAGCACGCTCGGCGTCACCCCCACCCCCGACCCGGGGGTACGCCTGAGCGCGCGCCGCCCGTGGGACGAGTCCACCCGCCCGAGCGCCCCGCAGCCGCCGGCCGGACACGCCTACCCGGCCCGGGGACAGGCCGCCGGGCAGCACCTAGTGGACGTGCACGACCACCTGCGCCAGGAGCTGGCCCAGGTGCGGGACCTGCTGGAACAGGTCAAGCGGGGCAGTGTCTCGCCGGGCCGGGCGCGGGCCGCGCTGAACGAGATGACCATGCGGCAGAACAACTGGACGCTCGGGGCGTACTGCGCGGCGTACTGCACCATGGTCACCCAGCACCACGGGCTGGAGGACGCCTCGATCTTCCCGCACCTGCGCCGCTCCGAGGCCGGGCTGGCGGCGGTGCTGGACCGCCTCGAGGAGGAGCACGTGGTGATCCACGGGGTGGTGGAGAGCGTCGACCGGGCGCTCGTCGAGCTGGTCCGCCGGCCCGGCGACTTCACGCAGCTCCAGGAGGCGGTGGACCTGCTCACCGACACGCTGCTGTCGCACCTGTCGTACGAGGAGCACCAGATCGTCGAGCCGCTGGCCCGGCACGGCTTCTTCCCCGGCCAGCTGTGA